The Glycine max cultivar Williams 82 chromosome 12, Glycine_max_v4.0, whole genome shotgun sequence genome window below encodes:
- the LOC112998576 gene encoding protein FAF-like, chloroplastic, which produces MSTCMSKKIQGQSLSIEEENTVVVQKQGIVTIFASNHDAPTSLRRTLSADMSSKTWLSQNGFFPMKKNASSEELSHSSLTKSTVSDYSSSLSDEDYSEKMKQNRFQIRNTIQKEHHEDNKPRHVDVWSSILAQKANEETSKLTTTPYVHPLVRKSKSCLSEKSLEICTESLGSETGSDGVSSYSPSETEDSEGEKKNVEEEEAEESVQITHEEDFQVPKCNYAEKKPLPRSFPPPLPSLHMRSHRDNGRLFLQAVSVPSQNNFCAQRENGCLVLTFADVEVAEEEEEEEEEFDEAEEVESVIEEAKTPMWLSSGIGLALMMNKPIGLLGADANVKSPKWSEKFNDVVNFKDVDVVQHSHPLPPRPRQQHAIHKKAFNAYEYYWRTKPTAKAAPASNTLITFHHNNNYSSLENNFKSCKDSWRSFLIWEPYCIAT; this is translated from the coding sequence ATGTCAACTTGTATGAGCAAGAAAATCCAAGGCCAAAGCCTTTCTATAGAAGAAGAGAACACGGTGGTGGTGCAGAAGCAGGGCATTGTGACCATTTTCGCCTCTAACCACGATGCTCCCACTTCTCTTCGACGCACTCTATCCGCAGACATGTCTTCCAAGACATGGCTTTCTCAAAATGGTTTCTTTCCCATGAAAAAAAATGCTTCCTCAGAAGAACTCTCTCACTCATCACTCACAAAATCCACTGTTTCTGACTACTCATCATCCTTATCTGATGAAGATTACAGCGAAAAAATGAAGCAAAACCGGTTCCAAATTCGGAACACAATTCAAAAGGAGCATCATGAGGACAACAAACCAAGACACGTTGATGTGTGGAGTTCAATTTTGGCCCAAAAGGCCAACGAGGAAACCTCGAAACTAACCACGACTCCTTATGTTCATCCACTTGTGAGAAAGTCAAAGAGTTGTTTGAGTGAAAAAAGTTTGGAGATTTGCACGGAGAGTCTTGGATCCGAAACTGGCTCAGATGGAGTCTCTTCTTACTCACCATCTGAGACAGAGGATTCagaaggagaaaagaaaaatgttgaagaagaagaagcagaagagAGTGTGCAAATTACACACGAGGAGGATTTTCAAGTGCCAAAATGCAACTATGCTGAGAAAAAGCCCTTGCCTCGTTCTTTCCCTCCTCCACTCCCTTCACTCCACATGCGTTCACACCGTGACAATGGAAGGTTGTTCCTACAAGCTGTGTCTGTTCCTTCACAGAACAACTTTTGTGCTCAACGAGAAAACGGTTGCCTTGTCCTCACTTTTGCTGACGTGGAGgtagctgaagaagaagaagaagaagaagaagagtttgATGAGGCAGAGGAAGTTGAGAGTgtgatagaggaagcaaaaacaCCCATGTGGTTGTCTAGTGGGATTGGGTTAGCATTAATGATGAATAAGCCAATTGGGTTATTAGGTGCTGATGCCAACGTTAAGAGTCCAAAATGGTCAGAGAAGTTCAACGATGTGGTCAATTTTAAGGATGTTGATGTGGTGCAACATAGTCATCCACTGCCACCGAGGCCACGGCAACAACATGCTATTCATAAAAAGGCTTTCAATGCTTATGAATACTATTGGAGGACCAAGCCCACGGCAAAAGCTGCTCCTGCTTCTAACACGTTAATTACCTTTCATCACAACAACAATTACTCTTCCCTGGAGAACAATTTTAAGAGTTGCAAGGATTCTTGGAGATCTTTTCTGATCTGGGAACCCTATTGCATTGCTACCTGA
- the LOC100783331 gene encoding J domain-containing protein spf31 translates to MGDTNHASTVDDDLLLKNFFAEVSEVERDNEVLRILSCFKLNPFEYLNLPFDSSIDDVKKQYRKLSLMVHPDKCKHPQAKEAFGALAKAQQLLMDQNERDYILSQVNSAKEELRAKRKKQLKKDTASKMKSLVEEGKYDKQYEQSEEFRQELKVKVRELLTEQEWRRRKMQMRISEEEGRLKRDEEEQKEMWKRKREHEEEWEGTREKRVSSWRDFMKGGKKNKKGEIRPPKLKTEDPNKSYVQRPVKRG, encoded by the exons ATGGGAGACACAAACCACGCGTCCACCGTCGATGACGATTTGCTTCTCAAAAACTTCTTCGCCGAAGTTAGCGAAGTTGAAAGAGACAACGAAGTGCTTAG GATTCTCTCTTGTTTTAAGTTGAATCCATTTGAGTATCTAAACCTACCATTTGATTCATCAATTGATGATGTGAAAAAGCAGTACCGCAAG TTATCATTAATGGTTCACCCGGATAAATGTAAGCATCCACAAGCAAAGGAGGCTTTTGGAG CATTAGCGAAAGCTCAACAGTTACTAATGGATCAAAATGAAAGAGATTATATTCTTAGCCAAGTTAATTCAGCTAAAG AAGAACTTAGAGCAAAGaggaagaagcagctgaagaaagATACAGCTTCAAAAATGAAATCTTTGGTTGAAGAG GGAAAATATGACAAACAGTATGAACAATCAGAGGAATTCCGGCAGGAGCTCAAAGTCAAAGTTCGTGAACTATTAACAGAACaagaatggaggagaagaaaaATGCAAATGAGG ATATCTGAGGAGGAAGGCAGATTAAAAAGGGATGAAGAGGAACAGAAAGAAATGTGGAAAAGAAAGCGTGAACATGAGGAGGAATGGGAAGGAACACGAGAAAAGAGG GTATCCAGTTGGAGAGATTTTATGAAGGGTGGAAAGAAG AATAAGAAAGGAGAAATTCGGCCACCGAAGCTGAAGACAGAAGATCCCAACAAATCCTACGTTCAAAGGCCTGTAAAAAGAGGTTAG